The DNA region GACAGTTCATCAGTTTGGTCAAGGACTCGTCCTTGCTCGGCGTCATCTCCATCCGCGAGCTGACCAAGGCCTCCCGCGAGGTGGTGTCCTCGTCCCTGCAGCCTTTTGAAATCTGGATCGTGTGCGCCATCCTGTACCTGGTCCTGACCTTTACCCTGTCCATGTTCGTGCAGTATCTCGAACGCAAGGCCATCTAGAGGATATTCATGCACAAGCAGCCCATCATCGACGTTCAAAACATCGACAAGTTCTTCTACACCCCGGAGCGCCTTCAGGCCTTGAACCGCGTCTCCTGCACCGTGGCGCACGGCGAGGTCGTGGTCATCATCGGACCGTCCGGGTCCGGCAAATCAACCTTCCTGCGCTGCCTGAATCGGCTGGAATACGCCGATACCGGCCACATCATCATCGACGGCGTGGACATTCTCGATCCCAAATGCGATATCAACGCAATTCGCGCCGAGGTGGGCATGGTCTTCCAGTCCTTCAACCTCTTCCCGCACAAGACGGTGCTGGAAAATCTGACCATGGCCCAGATGACGGTGCGCGGACGTTCGAAAAAAGAGGCCGAGGCCAAGGGCATGGCGCTCCTTGAAAAGGTCGGCATCGCCGAAAAGTTCGCGGCCCGGCCCGAACAGCTTTCCGGCGGCCAGCAGCAACGCGTGGCCATCGCGCGCTCCCTGGCCATGGACCCCAAGATCATGCTCTTCGACGAACCCACTTCCGCCCTCGATCCGGAAATGGTCGGCGAGGTTCTGGACGTCATGAAGAACCTGGCCCGCGAAGGCATGACCATGGTCGTGGTCACCCACGAAATGGGTTTCGCGCGCGAAGTGGCGGACCGGGTCCTCTTCATGGACAAAGGCGAAATTCTGGAACAGGGCGCGCCTGAACATTTCT from Desulfomicrobium apsheronum includes:
- a CDS encoding amino acid ABC transporter ATP-binding protein; its protein translation is MHKQPIIDVQNIDKFFYTPERLQALNRVSCTVAHGEVVVIIGPSGSGKSTFLRCLNRLEYADTGHIIIDGVDILDPKCDINAIRAEVGMVFQSFNLFPHKTVLENLTMAQMTVRGRSKKEAEAKGMALLEKVGIAEKFAARPEQLSGGQQQRVAIARSLAMDPKIMLFDEPTSALDPEMVGEVLDVMKNLAREGMTMVVVTHEMGFAREVADRVLFMDKGEILEQGAPEHFFTAPTLERTKEFLGQIL